Part of the Halalkalibacter krulwichiae genome is shown below.
TTCTTATAGATGATATTCAATTTTTAGCAGGAAAAGAACAAACACAAGAAGAGTTTTTCCATACTTTCAATGCGTTACACGAGGAATCAAAACAAATTGTTATTTCAAGTGATCGACCTCCCAAAGAGATACCAACATTAGAAGACCGTTTACGTTCGAGGTTTGAGTGGGGGCTAATTACAGATATCACACCTCCGGATTTAGAGACGAGGATAGCAATATTGCGAAAAAAGGCAAAAGCTGAAAACCTCGACATTCCAAACGAAGTTATGCTCTATATCGCTAATCAAATAGATACAAATATAAGAGAACTCGAAGGAGCTCTTATTCGTGTTGTTGCTTATTCTTCTTTGATTAATCAAGATATGAATGCCGATCTAGCTGCAGAAGCCTTAAAAGATATTATTCCAAACTCAAAGCCGAAAATCCTAACAATTACTGACATTCAAAAGTTAGTTGGAGAACACTATCACGTCAAACTCGAAGATTTTAAAGCAAAAAAAAGAACGAAATCAGTTGCTTTCCCTAGACAAATTGCAATGTATTTATCTAGAGAATTAACTGATGCCTCTTTGCCTAAAATAGGAAGTGAATTTGGCGGGAGAGATCATACAACTGTCATTCACGCGCACGAAAAAATTTCAAAAATGCTGCTTACAGATCAAGAACTTCAATCAAAGGTTCAAGAATTGATAGACCTTTTGAGAAATTAGTTTCCTCTTTACGATAAATCAATTGTGAACAATGTGAATAAAGTGAACCAGTCTATTAACATAATACTCACATGTGGATAGACTGGTATTTTAGCGACTCTTTGCACTTATCCACAAATCCACAAGCCCTATTACTATTACTACTATCTTTTTAAAACATAAATATATTAATTAAGGAGTTTGAATATGCGTTTTTCTATTAATCGTGACCGTTTTGTTCAAGATGTTCAAAATGTAACGAAAGCTGTATCGTCTAGAACAACAATCCCTATTTTGACTGGAATTAAAATAGTCGCTGATCATGAAGGGATTACTTTAACTGGAAGTGATTCTGATATCTCAATTGAGACATTCATCCCTCTGGAAGAAGAAGGAACAGAAATTGTCAAAATAGAAGAGCAGGGAAGCATTGTTCTTCAAGCTCGTTTTTTTGCGGAAATTGTTAAAAAGCTGCCAGGCGAAAACATTGAATTAATTGTTCAAGATCAATTCGCTACAACCATTCGTTCCGGTTCATCTGTTTTTAATTTGAATGGCTTAGACCCAGAAGAGTACCCTCGTTTGCCGCAACTAGAAGAAGATTTATTGTTTCGCTTACCGCAAGATATGTTGAAAAATGTTATTAGACAAACGGTATTCGCGGTGTCCACTCAGGAAACACGCCCGGTGTTGACAGGTGTAAACTTAGAGACTGACGAAGGGGTGTTAATCTGTACTGCAACAGATAGTCACCGCCTAGCAATGAGGAAAACGACTATTGAGAAAAATGATGAAGGACTAACTTTTTCGAACGTTGTTATCCCAGGGAAAAGTTTAACGGAGTTAAGTAAAATCATTGAAGACAATAATGAGTTAATTGATGTTGTTGTAACGGAAAACCAAGTCTTGTTTAAAATGAAAAACCTTTTGTTCTTCTCGAGACTGTTAGAAGGAAAATACCCTGTAACAAAAAGTATGATTCCAACTCAATCAAAAACGACTTTGAGATTAAAAACAAAACCATTTTTACAAACATTGGAAAGAGCATTGCTTTTATCTAGAGAAGGAAAAAATAACGTTATTAATTTAAAAACGTTAGAAAGTGGGCTTGTTGAAATAACATCGATTTCCCCAGAAGTTGGGAAAGTAACAGAGAATATTGAAACGCACATGCAAGGAGAGGAAATGAGAATCTCGTTCAATGGTAAAAATATCATTGATGCTCTTAAGGTTATTGATAGTGAAGAGATTGATATTGTTTTTACAGGAGCAATGAGTCCATTTGTTATTCGTCCGATTGACCACGACCATTACTTACACTTGTTTTCTCCGGTAAGGACGTATTAATCGATTTTGATCTTTTGTTAAAGAATGCGTTGTTCAAAAAAGGCGACCTTTTCAAAGTAAGTTTGGTTTAGTACAATATAAAGATAGATAATCGAATGGTTTATAAGTGGACAGCAACTCATATTTTGAATTGCTGTCTTCACTTTGCTACAGTGGTCATT
Proteins encoded:
- the dnaN gene encoding DNA polymerase III subunit beta, which codes for MRFSINRDRFVQDVQNVTKAVSSRTTIPILTGIKIVADHEGITLTGSDSDISIETFIPLEEEGTEIVKIEEQGSIVLQARFFAEIVKKLPGENIELIVQDQFATTIRSGSSVFNLNGLDPEEYPRLPQLEEDLLFRLPQDMLKNVIRQTVFAVSTQETRPVLTGVNLETDEGVLICTATDSHRLAMRKTTIEKNDEGLTFSNVVIPGKSLTELSKIIEDNNELIDVVVTENQVLFKMKNLLFFSRLLEGKYPVTKSMIPTQSKTTLRLKTKPFLQTLERALLLSREGKNNVINLKTLESGLVEITSISPEVGKVTENIETHMQGEEMRISFNGKNIIDALKVIDSEEIDIVFTGAMSPFVIRPIDHDHYLHLFSPVRTY